The nucleotide sequence ACTGGCTCACAAAGGCCAGGTTCTTGGAGTTCTTGGGCACGGGCAGGGGGCGGTCGCTGTGGGCGCGGGGCATGAACATGCTGGTGATGTAGGGCATACGGCAAGGGATGCAGTTGGCCTTGGCGACCGCGTCCAGGTCAAAGCGCAAGTGGCCGCACAGCTCGCGCAAGATCTCTTCGCCCGTGCATTCGCTCATGGGCTTGGCCACAAAGTTGCCAATGCGGTCTGGGAACAAGGCGTAGCCCCAGAACACCTGCACATCCGCGCCTTGGTTAGCAAAGTGGGGCTGGTGCGCCAGCACAATGGACATGAACCAGTTGGAGTCTTTGAAGGTGACCAAGCCACCGGTGCCTGGCTCGTTGCCGCTGAAGGCCTTCATCTTGTCAAAGAAGACGGTGTCTTTGAGCGTGATGGTGAATGACTCCCACATGGACTCGGCAATGCTGCTGTTAAACGCTGCGGGGTTGCCAAACTCGGGGCGGCCTTGCGCCAGCTTTTCCCACAGGGTCCAACCACCGCTGTCTTGCTTGGTGAGTGCGGGCGGCGCACTGTGCATAGAGCCTAGGCTAGACGCATCGGTCATCGAGCCGTTTTGGAAGAACACCAGGTCGCCCGCGTTCACCACAATACGCTCTTGCGCACCCGCGCGCTGGCACTGGATGGCGGTGACGACAAACTTGCCGTCTTGCTCGGTGTGCTCTAGGTCGGTGACCTTGCAGCCGGCCACAAAGTTCACACCTTGCGCTTGCAGCCACGCTTGCAGCGGGCGCACAAAGGAGTCGTACTGGTTGTAGACCGTGCGTTTGACGCCACCCAGGGTCTCGATGCGCGAGAACTCCAGCATGAAGCGGTGCAAGTAGCGCTTGAACTCCACCGCGCTGTGCCAAGGCTGAAAGGCAAACGTGGTGGCCCACATGTACCAAAACTCGGTTTCAAAAAAGGCGGGCGAAAGCCAGTCGGTAATGGTGGAGGTTCCCAAGGCTTCTTCGCTGGCGTTGCTCAGTGCCAGCAACTCGGCGCGGTCATGCATGGTGAAGCCCATAGACTCCACGGGCATCTTGGCGCGCAGGCGGTTCACCAAACGGGCCATGGAGTGGGCCTTGTACTTTTCGTTAAAGGCCACGGTTTCGTCAAACACGGTTTGGCCGTCGTGCTCAAGGGACGGGATGGTTTTGAACAAGTCCCAGGTGCACTCGTAGTTGTCTGTGGTGAGCATGCGTCCGCCGCGCAGCGAGTAGCCGCGCTCGGCGTCGCCCGCGCCATCTAAGCTGCCGCCCATCAGGGGCAAGGCTTCCAAGATGGTGATGTTGGCGCCAAGGACTTGGGCGTCGCGGATCATGAAGGCAGCTGCCGCGAGCGAGCCTATGCCGCCGCCCAGCATGTAGGCTTTGAAGTTGGCGCGTTGGGTGGTGTGGTCAATGATGTGCATGGCAAGGGATTTCTGAAGTAAGCAACAAAGTGCAAATCTCAAGACACAGCGGGTGCTGTGGTGAGTGCATGCACGCAGCTTCTCAGCCTTGGGCCAATGCGCAAATGATCCGGATCAATTGGCGACCCAGCGATAGCAATAGCTTGATATGGATCAAGCCCGCAGGCGTTTGCGAATGCGGCTTAAGCCCTCGGGCGTGACGCCCAGGTAGTGCGCCACGTCACGCACCTGAATGCGCTCGGCCAATGCCGGGTAGGTGTCTAGGAAGGACTGGTAGCGCTCGTC is from Rhodoferax aquaticus and encodes:
- a CDS encoding oleate hydratase, which produces MHIIDHTTQRANFKAYMLGGGIGSLAAAAFMIRDAQVLGANITILEALPLMGGSLDGAGDAERGYSLRGGRMLTTDNYECTWDLFKTIPSLEHDGQTVFDETVAFNEKYKAHSMARLVNRLRAKMPVESMGFTMHDRAELLALSNASEEALGTSTITDWLSPAFFETEFWYMWATTFAFQPWHSAVEFKRYLHRFMLEFSRIETLGGVKRTVYNQYDSFVRPLQAWLQAQGVNFVAGCKVTDLEHTEQDGKFVVTAIQCQRAGAQERIVVNAGDLVFFQNGSMTDASSLGSMHSAPPALTKQDSGGWTLWEKLAQGRPEFGNPAAFNSSIAESMWESFTITLKDTVFFDKMKAFSGNEPGTGGLVTFKDSNWFMSIVLAHQPHFANQGADVQVFWGYALFPDRIGNFVAKPMSECTGEEILRELCGHLRFDLDAVAKANCIPCRMPYITSMFMPRAHSDRPLPVPKNSKNLAFVSQFVEIADDVVFTVEYSVRAAQMAVYELLNVDRAVPAIIPHDKSIKTQFEALVKAFK